The Tamandua tetradactyla isolate mTamTet1 chromosome 8, mTamTet1.pri, whole genome shotgun sequence genome includes a window with the following:
- the LOC143645286 gene encoding putative inactive 1-aminocyclopropane-1-carboxylate synthase-like protein 2, with protein MRDSEAAYLSHGLPTCGVDISALHGSSFRAYQAYQGDKFHEDQNPLALATGIQAVVTVLSGAALIGFSLMMRKQTSVTSQRVLADAHFGWSWKGFISLGLGDNKLCTDLMASRLSQSDRNHTKTPYCSTMVVILNGCPSIFSVLAVVLCNPGVDLIRKETYDILRSYVPGMTAMEATLSIRSWAFGPNSNAESPDHRCKHPAFPAHVDKLEQGLREAKLKGKKVRGLVLIKPQNPLGDINSRDSLKEYLVLAKRYKLHVIIDEIYMLSVFDEFTKFYSVLSLKSLPVPSRTHVMWGTSKDFGISGFCFGILYTHSREAAFTVRSLGSLHVSGIIQCKLCWLLQDREWIDNVYLPTNCSRLQVAHKYITDKLNALEIRFLSCVSGLYIWFNLKKDLDTRTLEEELFLRNYFLHNKLIISCGKNYLCKEPGWFCLNSADKPDQLQLAMQRFHQVLEEWKQKRIERHLQDAQWE; from the exons ATGCGTGATTCTGAAGCTGCCTATCTCAGCCATGGCCTCCCCACCTGTGGGGTTGACATCTCTGCCTTACACGGCTCCAGCTTTCGGGCCTACCAGGCCTACCAAGGAGACAAATTCCATGAAGACCAGAACCCCTTG GCCTTGGCCACTGGAATTCAGGCTGTGGTCACAGTGCTGAGTGGAGCTGCCCTCATAGGATTTAGTCTAATGATGCGGAAACAAACATCAGTAACGTCTCAAAGAGTATTAGCGGATGCCCACTTTGGGTGGTCTTGGAAA GGCTTCATCAGCCTTGGTCTCGGTGACAACAAGCTCTGCACTGATCTGATGGCTTCAAGG CTGAGTCAGAGTGACAGGAACCACACGAAGACTCCCTACTGCAGTACCATG GTGGTCATTCTAAATGGCTGTCCCTCCATCTTCTCCGTGCTGGCCGTGGTGCTGTGCAATCCAGGCG TAGATCTAATACGGAAAGAAACATATGACATCCTAAGGAGCTACGTCCCGGGAATGACGGCCATGGAAGCCACCCTTTCTATCAGGAGCTGGGCTTTTGGGCCCAACTCCAATGCAGAGAGCCCCG ATCACCGATGCAAGCACCCGGCCTTTCCGGCTCACGTGGACAAACTGGAGCAAGGCCTGCGGGAGGCTAAGCTCAAG GGGAAAAAGGTGAGAGGACTTGTGCTAATCAAGCCTCAGAATCCTCTGGGTGACATAAACTCCCGAGACTCACTGAAGGAATACCTGGTACTTGCCAAG AGGTATAAACTACATGTGATTATAGATGAGATTTACATGCTGTCTGTGTTTGACGAATTCACCAAATTCTACAGTGTCCTGAGCTTGAAAAG TTTGCCTGTTCCCAGCAGGACCCATGTGATGTGGGGCACCAGTAAG GATTTTGGCATCTCTGGCTTCTGCTTTGGCATCCTGTACACCCACAGCAGGGAGGCAGCCTTTACTGTGAGATCCCTTGGCTCCCTTCACGTCTCTGGCATCATCCAGTGCAAGCTGTGTTGGCTGCTCCAGGACAGAG AATGGATTGACAATGTATACCTACCCACTAATTGCTCCCGGCTCCAGGTAGCTCACAAGTACATCACAGACAAGCTGAACGCTCTGGAAATCCGCTTTCTCAGTTGTGTTTCTGGCCTCTATATCTGGTTCAACTTGAAAAAA GATCTGGACACACGTACCTTAGAGGAAGAGCTGTTCCTCCGTAACTACTTCCTCCATAACAAGTTGATCATATCCTGTGGCAAGAACTACCTGTGTAAGGAGCCTGGCTGGTTCTGCCTCAACTCTGCAGATAAGCCTGACCAGCTACAACTGG